Genomic segment of Nilaparvata lugens isolate BPH chromosome 6, ASM1435652v1, whole genome shotgun sequence:
GATACCTTGGTGTAGTACTTGACAGGACACTTTCTTATAAGGAGCATCTTACAAAATTGGCGGAGAAGCTGAAGTCCAGAAACAATATCATCCAAAAGCTCTGTGGAACTTCTTGGGGAGCTTCAGCTTCTACATTACGCTCTTCAGCCCTGGGTCTTGTGTTCTCAACTGCTGAGTTTTGTGCGCCCGTGTGGCTGAATAGCTCACATGTGCGCAGGGTTGATGCtcagttgaataattcaatgagGTTGGTTGCTGGAGTCATAAAATCGACACCATTAGAATGGCTCCCGGTGCTGAGTCACATTCCACCCCCCAACCTCCGACGCATGAATGCGCTAACAAGAGAGTTCAATAAGATCCTGCAAAATCAAAACTTGCCAATACATGGGGATATAGAACATGCCAATCAAATCCGCCTGGCGTCTCGAAAGCCTCCCACCAGAACGGCATTACATGCTCTGGATGGTGGGTTCAGTTTAACAGACGCCTGGAAACAGGAATGGCATGCAAGCCAAATCGATCTTACCCCATGTATCACCGAAAAGCCACCAGGTTTTGATTTGCCACGCAAACTATGGTCAGCTCTAAACAGGATCCGAACTCAGCATGGAAGATGTGCCTATGCGCTGCACAAGTGGGGAAAGGCTCCAACACCTTTTTGTGAGTGTGGCGCTGTGCAAAACCATAAGACACATTGTAGAAGAGTGCACAAGAACAGCTTATGAGGGCAGGCTGGATGACTTCCTGGTAGCTACACCAGATGCAGTGGCATACTTAAATCGActagatatatgtttataactttttaattttttttttttaatttgtgttccacctttttttcaaagttgtgaCTAAGATGACTtcattgtttatatgtttgactTATgttagataacataaagatttgtGTCGTAgggccatacgctaaataaataaataatatgaacgaTCTGAAAACATTCAATCAGtaagtaaattataaaaatagtatGCAAATCGCcattatgaaatattaattgttgagatgaaattaatgaataaatgtgaATTATATACCTATTCGAAGACATAAATTACCTATGTCAGTTTTATTTATAGATTAGAACTTCTATTCCATTCtaaaaaatacattaataagATGTAAGTTACAGTTCTTGTACATTTTTTaagaattaatgtttatttgttctggaGTTTGCTTACGTTTTACGAGTATTTTAATTGATGGTTGAAACTGAACAGTAGACTCTATCAAGTTGAGCAACTCAGAAAACATAGTTTCTTATATCACGATCtttcaaatacaaataatacagtttaGGCGTATTGTTAATTTGACTGTAATTTTCTATACAATTTTGATGGAAGGCTTATAGTTTAATTGTTTTCTCTTTGCAGTGAAAAACTTTCATCATGGCTGAAAACCAAAGGAAAGCCCATGGAAAGTTTCCATCACCTAAAGTGCTTCTTGCCCCATAAGGAGGGAAGCAGGCTTCCAATCAGACAACCTTTCAAGGTGAatgtgaatggaataaaaatatttgtttgaatatacatttttagtaattgataaattaattgtaaACTTCTGTATGTAGTAGGATGCAATATTGACtaaattacttattattttgTACCACTTTaactaaaaatgaattatatctgatatttgtgatatttttttgGTACTGTAATGCGGGGTAACAAATATTGTGATGGAGGACCGATAGAACTGTGGGTTTACTCTTGTGGGCTGTTGGTTAGCAATGTTTACAGGTGCTCAGTCACAGCAACTGGTAGCCACTCCAACAGAAATAAAGGGGAGTGGGGTGAGCAAATTTAGCTATCCTGTCAGCTTTCGTAAAACATAGGTAAACCAATCTCCACCATTATTTCATCAATCTAcatcattttctatttcacaGGAGCCAAACACAAACAGCAACAGTGCTCCATTGAAAACCTCAGCACCAAAATCAAGGCCTACTAATTTGCCGGCTATTGTGATTGAGACTATCCCAGAAGAGAAGGAAAATAGTAAGGGTGATCTTACAATCAACCTTGAAAGTACGGAGCCACCTTGCTCACTAACCAGAGAGCAGGAGGACCTTGCTTCTTGTGGCGATTGTAAGCCACTTGATGAGACTACCATTGTATTGGACTCGGAAAATTTGAAGGAAACCACTGTAAAAGCGCTTCATGAGCTACTCACGTTGATTCATACTGTAAGTCAAAATTTATTCATCTTGATAAAAATCTCTAAATAAAAACTTTGAACATACTAGCTTCATATTGAAaagtttaatattgaaattgttaTTGTTATACAGGGTTGGGCAATGCAGTATGGAGGATTCGGAATAGCTATTACCAGCTCATTTTTACGTTGGATGTTGCCATTTTGATATTAAAAATtcgttcattttttaattacagAGAATAACATCttttaaattgtttgttttcGTCCATACACTCATATAGACGTTGTAAGAAGTTGTCCATATTCCTCTGAAGCGTTACGCATGTTGTTGCTCgaatttattatgttattgTTTCACTTAGGGCTTTACATGTACGTGGTTTGTTTATGTATACATGAACTTTGAGATAGCCCCATAAAAAACAGTCACAAGGTGATCGGTTCGGTGGTTGAGAAGGTTACTCCACATCCCCACGCAACGAAGTAACACGTTCAGGGAAGTTGGCCTTTAGTAGTTTCTCTTGATGTTTGGCATGTTGCAATCATACAATATTGGGGTTGATGTGTCATCTTCTCAATTGTGGCTAAAAGAATCACGCAGCATTGTTAGATAAGTAATAAGAAACGCTCTGAAGTGACAGTAACTTGTTCTCAAAAAAGTAAGGACCAATAATGAAGTTTCGAGTAATGCCCTAACAAACAGTCAATTATTCGCCATTGAT
This window contains:
- the LOC120351818 gene encoding cytoskeleton-associated protein 2-like isoform X1, producing the protein MESFHHLKCFLPHKEGSRLPIRQPFKEPNTNSNSAPLKTSAPKSRPTNLPAIVIETIPEEKENSKGDLTINLESTEPPCSLTREQEDLASCGDCKPLDETTIVLDSENLKETTVKALHELLTLIHTGYPWESCKEWLTALRSRNPDAESLPDFWECLAALEEKQGDMQMAVDSYQRALMRGAQVIPHFTLHFLLCTL